From a region of the Veillonellales bacterium genome:
- the bioF gene encoding 8-amino-7-oxononanoate synthase, with product MKFLTEYLEKAKSRNLYRQTTVYESLDPVHVRQNGRTYLILAANNYLGLTHCPAVRQAASAAAMAYGTGSGGARLITGTYPLYEQLEQRIAAFKGTEAALVFNTGYMANVGTMSALAGPEDVIFSDELNHASIIDGCRLSRARIVVYRHADPDHLADCLKSTACHGKRLIVTDGVFSMDGDIAPLPDIVQLARHYEAIVAVDDAHATGVIGPGGRGTAAYYHLADQVPIQIGTLSKALGAEGGFVAGSQELIDYLINRARSFIFSTALAPATVAAAAEALNQLVKRPDLVVKLRDNAEFVRSALTAAGLKIGAGQTPIIPVTVGAAEAALQLSEDLKSEGLILSAIRPPTVPAGSSRLRLALSAAHNQTELGQASKKIAAAVKRLAKKRG from the coding sequence GTGAAATTTTTAACCGAATATCTGGAAAAAGCTAAAAGCCGGAATTTATACCGGCAAACGACAGTTTATGAATCCCTTGACCCCGTCCATGTCCGTCAGAATGGCCGCACTTATCTGATCCTGGCAGCCAACAATTACCTGGGACTCACTCACTGCCCGGCGGTACGGCAGGCAGCCTCAGCCGCTGCTATGGCCTATGGCACCGGCTCCGGCGGCGCCCGTCTGATTACCGGAACTTATCCGCTTTATGAACAATTGGAACAAAGAATCGCCGCTTTTAAAGGAACAGAAGCAGCCCTGGTCTTCAATACCGGCTACATGGCCAATGTAGGCACCATGAGCGCCCTGGCCGGTCCGGAAGACGTTATTTTCAGTGATGAATTGAATCACGCCAGCATTATTGACGGCTGCCGCCTGTCCCGGGCCCGCATTGTTGTCTACCGTCATGCCGATCCCGATCATTTGGCAGACTGCTTGAAAAGCACCGCTTGTCATGGCAAGCGGCTGATTGTTACTGACGGCGTATTCAGCATGGACGGCGATATCGCTCCTTTGCCGGATATTGTCCAGCTGGCCCGGCACTATGAAGCCATCGTCGCCGTTGACGACGCTCATGCCACCGGCGTCATCGGTCCCGGCGGCCGGGGAACAGCCGCCTACTACCATTTGGCGGACCAAGTCCCAATACAAATAGGGACTTTAAGCAAAGCCCTGGGAGCAGAAGGCGGCTTTGTTGCCGGCAGTCAGGAACTGATTGATTACCTGATCAACCGGGCCCGCAGTTTCATTTTTTCCACTGCTTTGGCCCCGGCCACGGTTGCGGCAGCAGCAGAAGCACTGAATCAGCTGGTCAAGCGGCCGGATTTAGTTGTTAAACTTCGGGATAACGCCGAGTTTGTCCGGAGCGCCCTTACGGCTGCCGGACTCAAAATTGGTGCCGGACAAACACCGATCATCCCGGTAACGGTTGGTGCTGCGGAAGCTGCGCTGCAATTATCCGAAGATCTGAAAAGCGAAGGCCTGATCCTGTCCGCTATTCGTCCACCTACCGTACCGGCCGGATCCAGCCGGCTGCGGCTCGCCCTGTCGGCGGCCCACAATCAAACAGAATTAGGACAAGCAAGTAAAAAAATTGCCGCAGCCGTCAAACGGCTGGCAAAAAAAAGAGGGTAA
- the bioD gene encoding dethiobiotin synthase codes for MNHPGLFITATDTEIGKTIITGALAAALKQRRYDVGVIKPVASGGVTDHNGQLLSEDATFLLKAAGMDENKRPEVSPLCLAPSLAPAVAAAETGVTIDVPKLAAACKTMLSRHQVGLVEGAGGITTPIWQDYLMVHLMAELSLPAIIVACPRLGAINHTVLTAEYARQHGIALAGIIINQWDEAQAGILEHSNLDYTKRLTGLPILGKFPFVPDISVPDVKIDGLADLAKQYLDIDKILSILKGGK; via the coding sequence ATGAATCATCCAGGTTTATTTATTACCGCCACCGATACGGAAATCGGCAAAACCATCATCACCGGCGCCCTGGCTGCCGCTCTAAAGCAGCGGCGCTATGACGTCGGTGTAATCAAACCGGTAGCGTCAGGCGGCGTTACGGATCACAACGGCCAATTGCTATCGGAAGATGCTACTTTTTTACTGAAAGCTGCCGGAATGGATGAAAACAAACGGCCTGAAGTCAGTCCCCTGTGCCTGGCTCCATCTCTCGCCCCGGCAGTAGCCGCCGCGGAAACCGGCGTCACCATTGATGTGCCTAAACTGGCAGCAGCCTGTAAAACCATGCTCTCCCGGCATCAGGTCGGTTTGGTAGAAGGCGCCGGCGGCATTACCACCCCCATTTGGCAGGACTACCTGATGGTCCATCTGATGGCCGAGCTGAGCCTTCCGGCAATCATTGTGGCCTGCCCCCGTCTGGGTGCCATCAACCACACGGTATTAACCGCAGAATACGCCCGTCAGCACGGTATTGCCCTGGCCGGCATCATCATCAACCAATGGGATGAAGCGCAGGCCGGTATTCTCGAACACAGCAATCTTGACTATACAAAGCGCCTTACCGGGCTGCCGATACTGGGAAAATTTCCCTTTGTTCCCGATATTAGCGTTCCTGATGTAAAGATAGACGGACTGGCGGATTTGGCAAAGCAGTACCTGGATATCGACAAAATCCTTAGTATATTGAAAGGCGGTAAATAA
- the nifJ gene encoding pyruvate:ferredoxin (flavodoxin) oxidoreductase yields MARKMKTMDGNTAAAHVSYAFTDVAAIYPITPSSPMAEHADEWVAQGRKNIFGQPVKIVEMQAESGAAGAVHGSLQAGALTTTYTASQGLLLMIPNMYKIAGELLPGVFHVSARTVGANAISIFGDHSDVMATRQTGFALLAESSVQQVMDLSAVAHLAAIKGRVPFLNFFDGFRTSHEVQKIEVLEYDELAKLLDRDAVDAFRRRGLNPDHPVLRGTVQNSDIHFQQREIANRYYQALPDIVENYMAEISKLTGREYHLFNYYGAKDADRIIIAMGSVCEATEEVVDYLNAKGEKVGLLTVHLYRPFSAKHFLKYIPKTVKKIAVLDRTKEMGAYAEPLYLDVKSVFYNNDWQPVIVGGRYGLGGKDIIPSHIQGVFENLKQGQPQDNFTVGIVDDVTHTSLPFGDDIDTTAAGTKACKFWGLGSDGTVGANKSAIKIIGDNTKMYAQAYFAYDSKKSGGVTISHLRFGKNPIKSPYLINKADFIACHNQSYVDKYTVLDGLKKGGSFLLNCIWSPEELEQYLPAAMKRYIANNNINFYTLDAVKIAQEIGLGGRINMIMQAAFFKIADIIPLEDAVKYLKDAVLTSYGKKGQNVVDMNNAAIDKGVASIVKINVPAAWLSATDKGADETAVPSFIKNILVPMNRQEGDKLPVSAFDGMEDGTFPMGTAAYEKRGIAINVPEWQPDKCIQCNQCSYVCPHATIRPVLATDDEVKVAPAGFTVKPAAGAKGLNFRMTVSPLDCTGCGNCAQICPAKEKALVMKPIASQMPQADLWEYAMKLAPKANPVNPFTVKGSQFEQPLLEFSGACAGCGETPYAKLVTQLFGDRMMVANATGCSSVWSGSSPSIPYTQNHLGHGPAWGNSLFEDNAEYGLGMMVGVNQLRAKVALDAQTALSLPVKQELKAALEDWLTNKDKNDGTRARADKLIAVLEKEKGREPVLNEIYKNKDFLVKRSHWIFGGDGWAYDIGFGGLDHVLASGEDVNVLVFDTEVYSNTGGQSSKSTPTAAIAKFAASGKKTKKKDLGMIAMSYGYVYVAQIAMGADKNQTLKAIAEAEAYPGPSLVVAYAPCINHGLKAGMGNSQLEAKRAVDCGYWALYRYNPELKGTSKSAFTLDSKEPTMNFREFLLGEVRYSSLKKQFPDMADALFEKTEQDAAERRETYKNLATQASLAAQDTVAAK; encoded by the coding sequence ATGGCAAGAAAAATGAAAACAATGGATGGAAATACCGCCGCCGCCCACGTTTCTTACGCTTTTACCGATGTAGCGGCCATCTATCCCATCACTCCGTCATCTCCTATGGCGGAACACGCGGATGAATGGGTTGCCCAGGGACGAAAAAATATTTTCGGCCAACCGGTTAAAATCGTCGAAATGCAAGCTGAAAGCGGCGCCGCCGGAGCAGTTCACGGTTCCTTGCAGGCCGGCGCTTTAACAACCACCTACACTGCATCCCAGGGATTGCTGCTGATGATCCCCAATATGTATAAAATTGCCGGCGAACTGCTGCCCGGCGTATTTCATGTCAGCGCCAGAACCGTCGGTGCCAACGCCATCAGCATTTTCGGCGATCACTCCGACGTCATGGCGACCCGCCAAACCGGCTTCGCCTTACTGGCGGAAAGCAGCGTCCAGCAGGTCATGGACTTATCCGCAGTTGCCCATTTAGCAGCGATTAAAGGCCGAGTCCCGTTTTTGAACTTTTTCGACGGGTTCCGTACTTCCCATGAAGTACAAAAAATTGAAGTACTGGAATATGATGAACTGGCTAAATTGTTAGATCGGGATGCCGTGGATGCATTCCGCCGCCGGGGCCTGAATCCGGACCATCCGGTGCTGCGGGGAACAGTGCAAAATTCCGACATTCACTTCCAGCAAAGAGAAATTGCCAACCGCTATTATCAGGCTCTGCCAGACATTGTCGAAAATTATATGGCGGAAATCAGCAAGCTGACCGGCCGGGAATATCACCTCTTCAACTACTATGGCGCTAAGGATGCCGACCGCATCATTATAGCCATGGGCTCGGTCTGCGAAGCCACTGAAGAAGTCGTGGATTATCTCAATGCCAAAGGCGAAAAAGTCGGCCTGCTGACCGTTCATTTGTACCGGCCTTTCTCTGCCAAGCATTTCTTAAAATATATCCCGAAAACAGTCAAAAAGATTGCCGTTCTCGACAGAACGAAGGAAATGGGCGCCTATGCCGAACCTCTGTATCTAGATGTAAAATCCGTGTTCTACAATAATGATTGGCAGCCTGTCATCGTCGGCGGCCGCTACGGATTAGGCGGAAAAGATATCATCCCCAGTCATATCCAGGGAGTCTTTGAAAATCTGAAACAAGGGCAGCCGCAAGACAACTTCACGGTCGGCATCGTAGACGATGTCACCCATACATCCTTGCCTTTCGGCGACGATATTGATACCACTGCCGCAGGAACAAAAGCTTGCAAGTTCTGGGGCCTCGGCTCCGACGGAACAGTCGGTGCCAACAAAAGCGCCATTAAAATTATCGGTGATAACACCAAAATGTATGCGCAAGCCTACTTCGCTTACGATTCTAAAAAGTCCGGCGGTGTAACCATCTCTCATCTCCGCTTTGGCAAAAACCCCATTAAATCCCCTTACCTGATTAATAAGGCCGACTTTATTGCCTGCCACAATCAGTCCTATGTTGATAAATACACTGTCCTGGACGGCCTGAAAAAAGGCGGCAGCTTCCTGTTAAACTGCATCTGGTCGCCGGAAGAACTGGAACAATACCTGCCGGCAGCCATGAAACGCTATATTGCCAACAACAATATTAACTTCTATACCCTCGATGCCGTTAAAATCGCCCAGGAAATCGGCTTAGGCGGCAGAATCAACATGATCATGCAGGCAGCATTTTTCAAGATTGCCGATATTATTCCCCTGGAAGATGCCGTAAAATATCTGAAAGACGCTGTTCTAACTTCCTATGGCAAAAAAGGACAAAACGTAGTGGATATGAATAATGCCGCTATTGACAAAGGTGTAGCATCCATCGTAAAAATCAATGTTCCAGCCGCATGGCTGAGTGCGACGGATAAAGGCGCCGATGAAACAGCCGTTCCGTCCTTTATCAAGAATATTCTCGTTCCGATGAATCGTCAGGAAGGAGACAAGCTGCCGGTCAGTGCTTTCGACGGCATGGAAGACGGCACCTTCCCCATGGGTACTGCGGCCTATGAGAAACGGGGCATTGCGATCAACGTTCCAGAATGGCAACCAGATAAATGTATCCAGTGCAACCAGTGTTCCTATGTATGTCCCCATGCAACCATTCGTCCCGTTTTAGCGACTGATGACGAAGTGAAAGTAGCCCCCGCCGGATTTACGGTAAAACCGGCTGCCGGCGCCAAGGGCTTAAACTTCCGGATGACGGTCAGCCCGCTGGATTGTACCGGCTGCGGCAATTGCGCCCAAATTTGCCCGGCTAAAGAAAAAGCTTTGGTCATGAAACCGATTGCCAGCCAAATGCCTCAGGCCGATCTGTGGGAATATGCCATGAAGCTTGCGCCAAAAGCCAATCCTGTCAATCCCTTTACCGTTAAAGGCAGCCAGTTCGAACAACCCCTGTTGGAGTTCTCCGGTGCTTGTGCCGGCTGCGGTGAAACGCCTTACGCCAAATTAGTCACCCAGCTGTTCGGCGACCGGATGATGGTAGCCAACGCCACCGGCTGCTCCTCTGTCTGGTCGGGCAGCTCGCCTTCGATTCCTTATACCCAAAATCATCTCGGGCACGGTCCAGCCTGGGGCAATTCCCTGTTTGAAGACAATGCGGAATATGGCCTCGGCATGATGGTAGGCGTCAACCAGCTTCGTGCCAAAGTTGCGCTGGATGCCCAGACGGCACTTTCCCTGCCGGTGAAGCAGGAACTGAAGGCAGCGCTGGAAGATTGGCTGACCAATAAAGATAAAAATGACGGCACCCGGGCCAGAGCCGATAAGCTGATTGCCGTACTGGAAAAAGAAAAAGGCCGGGAGCCTGTACTCAATGAAATTTATAAGAATAAAGACTTCTTAGTAAAACGTTCCCACTGGATATTCGGCGGCGACGGCTGGGCTTATGACATCGGCTTTGGCGGTCTTGACCATGTTCTGGCCTCCGGCGAAGACGTCAATGTCCTGGTCTTTGATACCGAAGTATATTCCAATACCGGCGGTCAGTCCTCTAAATCCACACCGACGGCAGCAATTGCCAAATTTGCCGCCAGCGGTAAGAAAACGAAGAAAAAAGACCTTGGCATGATCGCCATGAGCTATGGCTATGTGTATGTGGCCCAAATCGCTATGGGTGCCGACAAGAATCAAACCCTGAAGGCCATTGCCGAAGCCGAAGCCTATCCCGGTCCTTCTTTGGTTGTAGCTTACGCCCCTTGCATTAACCACGGCCTGAAAGCCGGTATGGGCAACAGCCAGCTGGAAGCCAAACGAGCGGTGGACTGCGGCTACTGGGCTTTGTACCGTTACAATCCGGAATTAAAAGGCACCAGCAAAAGTGCCTTTACCCTGGATTCCAAAGAACCAACCATGAACTTCAGAGAGTTCCTGCTGGGTGAAGTCCGCTATTCCTCTTTAAAGAAACAATTCCCCGACATGGCGGACGCTTTGTTTGAGAAAACAGAGCAGGATGCTGCCGAAAGACGGGAAACCTATAAGAATCTGGCGACTCAGGCCAGCTTAGCAGCCCAGGACACAGTCGCTGCAAAATAA
- a CDS encoding alpha/beta fold hydrolase, producing the protein MKTHVFIEGRQQLSAMIHNYGNVPAGTPLVIFCHGFTGDKIGSNQLMLHIAQAIEADGKIAVRFDFAGSGESGGEFAEDTRVSGWQEDLQSVVSWVKNQPEFIGAPIFLLGHSLGGLVALTYPDDAAIAGRMALSAVVYPVETFSAEEIFGKGLWEKAAAGETIANFFNKGFSLNNGIFANDLIKGKYKPLEAAEKLTTPLLIIHGTADCVVPLGGSEELYRRYKGKKIFHKLDGADHVFSGRHADVQTVIVDWLHKWEK; encoded by the coding sequence ATGAAGACGCATGTGTTTATTGAAGGCAGGCAACAACTGTCGGCAATGATTCATAATTATGGGAATGTGCCGGCGGGAACCCCGTTAGTGATTTTTTGCCATGGATTTACCGGGGATAAGATCGGTTCGAATCAGCTTATGCTTCATATCGCTCAAGCTATTGAAGCTGACGGCAAGATAGCAGTTCGCTTCGATTTTGCCGGCTCCGGTGAAAGTGGAGGCGAGTTTGCGGAAGATACAAGGGTATCCGGTTGGCAGGAAGATTTGCAGAGCGTTGTTTCCTGGGTCAAAAATCAGCCGGAATTTATCGGTGCGCCGATTTTTCTTCTGGGGCATAGTTTAGGCGGGCTGGTTGCGCTAACCTACCCGGACGATGCGGCGATTGCCGGACGCATGGCCCTTTCTGCTGTAGTATATCCCGTAGAAACGTTTAGCGCCGAGGAAATTTTCGGGAAAGGACTTTGGGAGAAAGCAGCTGCAGGAGAAACCATTGCGAATTTTTTTAACAAAGGATTTTCCCTCAATAACGGTATTTTTGCCAATGATTTAATCAAAGGGAAATATAAGCCCTTGGAAGCGGCGGAGAAACTTACAACCCCGCTGTTGATTATTCATGGGACGGCGGATTGTGTTGTTCCCCTCGGAGGCTCGGAAGAACTTTATCGCCGATATAAAGGGAAAAAAATCTTTCATAAGCTGGATGGTGCCGATCATGTATTTAGCGGACGTCACGCCGATGTTCAGACAGTGATCGTCGACTGGCTTCATAAGTGGGAGAAATAA
- a CDS encoding 6-carboxyhexanoate--CoA ligase — MLYSVRMRAAQGGAHELGGRHISGAERLVAFNRVAEVTDDMLARAFSHTRGRADFINVNVEAIENSCLKKAPLLPVHTITVPDATAGRKAAKAALVEAGVAPSAVEEGFNLLQSLLDSMRGAMLLCAETGKRLDDTGMRGIRVSRMDIENEPLFSVWLEKQGFHNVHVREALVLAAKVAAAPGMIAELCWSDDPEYTTGYVASPQKGYFRFSHLKPLGSPLGGRIFFLRPETVPTIAADYLQNQPVLITLPEEARIQ, encoded by the coding sequence ATGCTGTACAGCGTTAGAATGCGAGCTGCCCAGGGAGGCGCTCATGAACTGGGAGGCCGGCACATATCAGGCGCTGAAAGACTTGTCGCCTTTAACCGGGTGGCTGAAGTCACCGACGATATGCTGGCCCGGGCTTTTTCCCATACCCGTGGCCGGGCCGATTTCATCAATGTAAACGTCGAAGCCATTGAAAATTCTTGTCTGAAAAAGGCACCCTTACTGCCTGTACATACCATTACCGTACCGGATGCAACTGCCGGGCGGAAAGCGGCAAAAGCCGCTTTAGTCGAAGCCGGTGTTGCGCCTTCCGCTGTTGAGGAAGGCTTTAACCTTCTGCAATCCCTCCTTGACAGCATGCGGGGCGCCATGCTGCTTTGCGCCGAAACCGGCAAACGACTGGATGATACCGGCATGCGGGGTATCCGGGTATCCCGTATGGATATTGAAAATGAACCTTTGTTTTCCGTCTGGCTGGAAAAGCAAGGATTCCACAATGTTCATGTCCGGGAGGCATTAGTACTGGCTGCCAAAGTGGCTGCCGCTCCGGGAATGATCGCCGAACTATGCTGGTCCGACGACCCGGAATATACAACCGGCTATGTGGCCTCTCCCCAGAAGGGCTACTTCCGGTTTTCTCATTTAAAACCCCTTGGCAGTCCCCTTGGCGGACGAATCTTCTTTCTTCGTCCGGAAACAGTTCCGACCATTGCGGCAGACTATCTGCAAAATCAGCCGGTACTAATCACTCTGCCTGAAGAAGCAAGAATCCAGTGA
- the bioA gene encoding adenosylmethionine--8-amino-7-oxononanoate transaminase, whose translation MNEIERKDKQYIWHPFTAMRSWVEEPQKIIAEARGIKLVDTEGREYYDGVSSLWVNIHGHRKAEIDQAIIDQLGKAAHTTMLGLISIPAAELAEQLVAITPPGLNKVFYSDDGSTAVEVALKMSFQYWQLKGKKQKQKFIALEQAYHGDTVGTVSVGGIDLFHRIFKPLLFQPLHTPCPSCYHCRLAADSTTCGMACADALEQLLAEHHEKIAALVLEPLVQAAAGMLTSPHGYLKKVRELTEKYNVLLIADEVATGFGRTGKMFACEHENVSPDLMTISKGITAGYLPLAATLTTDEIYNAFLGDCGEKRTFYHGHSYTGNPLACAAALANLKVFREEKVIDGLPAKIAAAAAKLTEFQTLAHVGDIRQRGLIVGIELMQNKEAKKPYPWKDSMGIQVCNKARDYGLLIRPVGDVVVFMPPLASTVEEIEIMLSIIGRCIREVTD comes from the coding sequence ATGAATGAAATTGAAAGGAAAGATAAGCAGTATATCTGGCATCCCTTTACCGCAATGCGATCTTGGGTGGAAGAACCCCAAAAAATCATTGCTGAAGCCCGCGGCATCAAGCTCGTCGATACGGAAGGCCGGGAATACTATGACGGCGTTTCTTCCCTCTGGGTCAACATCCATGGCCATCGCAAAGCTGAGATTGACCAAGCCATTATTGACCAACTGGGAAAAGCAGCCCATACCACCATGCTGGGCCTGATCAGTATCCCGGCGGCGGAGCTGGCGGAACAATTAGTCGCTATCACTCCCCCCGGCCTGAATAAAGTATTTTACTCGGACGACGGCTCCACCGCCGTGGAAGTAGCGCTCAAAATGTCCTTTCAATACTGGCAGCTGAAAGGCAAGAAGCAAAAGCAAAAATTCATTGCCCTGGAACAGGCCTACCACGGAGATACCGTAGGTACCGTAAGCGTAGGCGGTATTGACCTTTTCCACCGCATTTTTAAACCTCTGCTGTTCCAGCCTCTTCATACTCCCTGCCCTTCCTGCTATCACTGCCGCCTGGCCGCCGACAGCACAACCTGCGGCATGGCCTGTGCCGATGCTTTGGAACAGCTGCTGGCCGAGCATCATGAAAAAATTGCCGCACTGGTTCTGGAGCCTTTAGTGCAGGCTGCTGCCGGCATGCTGACGTCGCCTCACGGCTATCTGAAAAAAGTGCGGGAACTGACCGAAAAATATAATGTGCTGCTGATCGCCGACGAAGTAGCCACCGGCTTTGGCCGAACCGGCAAAATGTTCGCCTGCGAACACGAAAACGTCAGCCCTGATCTCATGACCATCTCCAAGGGCATTACCGCCGGTTACCTGCCCCTGGCAGCCACTCTGACTACCGATGAAATCTACAACGCTTTTCTGGGAGACTGCGGTGAAAAGCGAACCTTCTATCACGGTCATTCCTATACCGGCAACCCCTTGGCCTGCGCCGCCGCTTTGGCCAATCTAAAAGTTTTTCGGGAAGAAAAAGTTATCGACGGCCTGCCGGCTAAAATTGCTGCTGCCGCCGCCAAGCTGACGGAGTTTCAAACTTTAGCCCATGTCGGAGACATTCGCCAGCGCGGCCTGATTGTCGGTATTGAATTAATGCAGAACAAGGAAGCAAAAAAACCTTATCCCTGGAAAGATTCTATGGGAATCCAGGTCTGTAACAAAGCCAGGGACTACGGCCTGTTAATTCGTCCGGTAGGAGACGTGGTTGTCTTCATGCCGCCCCTGGCCAGTACGGTAGAGGAAATAGAAATCATGCTGTCCATTATCGGTCGCTGTATCCGAGAAGTAACCGATTAA